The proteins below come from a single Natranaerofaba carboxydovora genomic window:
- the tsaA gene encoding tRNA (N6-threonylcarbamoyladenosine(37)-N6)-methyltransferase TrmO — protein sequence MRKIEYSPIGIIRSPHKKPEGTPIQPTAAMGYKGEVEVFSDYVDGLKDLDGFSHIYLIYHFHLIKRSRLRCVPFLDDKERGIFSVRGPARPNPIGFSVVKLMGIEDNILHVGDIDVVDGTPLLDIKPYVNEYDARKDTRIGWLEKNIDRLQGSEDDGRFLD from the coding sequence ATGAGAAAGATTGAATATAGTCCAATAGGGATTATTAGATCGCCTCACAAAAAACCGGAAGGGACTCCAATACAGCCTACAGCTGCAATGGGTTACAAAGGCGAAGTTGAGGTGTTTTCAGATTATGTGGATGGACTTAAGGACTTAGATGGTTTTTCTCATATTTATCTTATATATCATTTTCATTTGATCAAAAGATCAAGATTAAGATGTGTTCCTTTCTTAGATGACAAAGAACGCGGAATATTTTCTGTTAGAGGACCTGCCAGGCCCAATCCTATAGGTTTTTCTGTTGTAAAATTAATGGGCATAGAAGATAATATTCTCCATGTTGGAGATATTGATGTAGTTGATGGAACTCCTTTATTAGATATTAAACCTTATGTAAATGAATATGATGCAAGAAAAGACACAAGGATTGGCTGGCTAGAAAAAAATATTGATAGACTTCAGGGATCTGAGGATGATGGAAGGTTTTTAGATTAA
- a CDS encoding extracellular solute-binding protein produces MNSKKLIIIMLVGGLSLGLLLTGCGDEAGGSSDELVVYSARNERFVENLLDKFTEDTGIEVRALHGADPLQVKEEANNVQADVFISNDLGALGYLDQEGLLQGADFDGIESIPENFRSEDNSFFAISSRSRGFIYNKDMISEEEMPDSIEDLKDPKWTDIEGGYAITRGGNGGMIGNVSALRYEWGDEKTSEWIQAIRENAASINQGHSDIRRAVGAGEHAFGLVNNYYFHQQLVEPDNNNVGFIYPDQGEDEMGTIANAAGAGLINNAPNEENAKLFLEWLLEPENQVAFVGESLELLINSEYGAEYPSEIEPYIVDFDDLKVQDMPIKELGNYYDDTTDLIEDSGLDLDLR; encoded by the coding sequence ATGAATTCAAAAAAACTAATAATTATTATGCTAGTGGGGGGACTATCACTCGGCTTATTACTTACAGGTTGCGGAGATGAAGCAGGTGGAAGTTCTGATGAGTTAGTAGTATATTCTGCTAGAAATGAAAGGTTTGTAGAAAACTTACTAGACAAATTCACTGAAGATACCGGTATTGAAGTAAGAGCGCTACACGGAGCAGACCCTTTGCAGGTAAAGGAAGAAGCAAATAATGTTCAGGCTGATGTTTTTATATCAAATGATTTGGGAGCTTTGGGATATTTGGATCAAGAGGGTTTACTACAGGGTGCAGACTTTGATGGAATAGAAAGTATCCCTGAAAACTTCCGATCCGAAGATAATTCATTCTTTGCAATCTCATCTAGATCAAGAGGGTTTATCTACAACAAAGATATGATAAGTGAAGAGGAAATGCCTGATAGTATTGAAGACTTGAAAGATCCAAAATGGACAGATATTGAAGGTGGTTATGCAATCACTAGAGGCGGTAATGGCGGTATGATAGGTAATGTATCAGCACTTCGTTATGAGTGGGGTGATGAGAAAACTTCTGAGTGGATTCAGGCAATTAGGGAAAATGCCGCCAGTATTAACCAGGGGCATAGTGATATTAGAAGAGCGGTAGGAGCTGGAGAACATGCCTTTGGTCTCGTTAATAACTATTATTTCCACCAGCAGTTAGTAGAGCCGGATAATAACAATGTAGGTTTCATCTACCCAGATCAGGGAGAAGATGAAATGGGAACTATAGCTAACGCAGCAGGGGCAGGGCTTATTAATAATGCCCCGAATGAAGAAAACGCCAAGTTATTTTTGGAGTGGTTATTAGAACCAGAAAACCAGGTTGCCTTCGTTGGAGAATCATTAGAGCTTCTAATAAATTCAGAATATGGAGCAGAATACCCTTCAGAGATCGAGCCTTATATAGTCGATTTTGACGATCTGAAAGTACAAGATATGCCAATCAAAGAGCTTGGCAACTATTATGATGATACCACCGATTTGATTGAAGATTCAGGGCTAGATCTTGATTTAAGATAA
- a CDS encoding ABC transporter permease, with amino-acid sequence MKKLAEKINENQNITEVGEKNSPTFLQFLNRKWLQIWKGNPPGFLLLLIGLIIASIMIIPTIYVLWQSVFAGAERWMRLLDERIPVLLWNTISLTAAVSLCAVVIGVSLAFIVVRTDLPGKKLWRWLLALPLVIPPYVGAVTFIIVFGRSGWLRDLWIESSFLTSLFGEYPVDIYSFWGVFFVLTMFTYPYVYLITSASLRKMNNNFEEAARIQGLNTKQVFWNVTLPMLRPAIGAGAILVSLYVLSDFGAIAMLRYVTFTAAIYFQRTGFDTASAAVLSLVLILLTVIIMWLESSTRKTNKYYQTSNSFREPAILQLGKYKPIALFYVSLVFIFSVLIPISVLAYWSNIGIQMGALNNRFFNAVLNSLQVSVITSLICMFLSVPVIYLKARYPSVISSVIDRFSYAGYALPGVIVALGVVFIFNNHIPWLYGTFIVIAIALVIRFLPQAMQAGEASLSLISPKIDEAARSLGCPPWKVMFKVILPNMLPGILAGGALVFVSSIKELPASLMLRPPGFDTLAIRVYFEAHDGIYHFAAPGALLIILVSIIPLRYMLSKY; translated from the coding sequence ATGAAAAAACTTGCAGAAAAGATTAACGAAAATCAAAATATTACTGAGGTTGGAGAAAAAAACTCTCCAACCTTTCTCCAATTTCTAAATAGAAAGTGGTTGCAGATTTGGAAAGGAAATCCACCTGGCTTTTTACTTCTTTTGATTGGTTTAATTATTGCTTCAATCATGATAATCCCAACTATATACGTGTTGTGGCAATCTGTCTTTGCAGGTGCAGAACGATGGATGAGGCTTTTGGACGAAAGAATTCCAGTGCTATTATGGAACACTATCTCTCTCACTGCTGCCGTATCACTATGTGCAGTAGTAATTGGAGTCTCTCTTGCCTTTATCGTTGTAAGAACCGATTTGCCGGGCAAAAAGTTATGGCGATGGCTCCTGGCATTACCTTTGGTCATACCTCCTTATGTTGGTGCTGTTACTTTCATTATTGTATTTGGTAGAAGCGGGTGGCTTAGAGATTTGTGGATAGAGTCTTCCTTTTTAACTAGCTTATTTGGGGAGTATCCTGTTGATATTTACTCATTTTGGGGAGTCTTTTTTGTTTTAACTATGTTTACTTACCCTTACGTTTATCTTATTACAAGTGCCTCTCTTCGAAAGATGAATAATAACTTTGAAGAAGCAGCTAGAATCCAGGGGTTAAATACAAAACAGGTTTTTTGGAATGTGACCCTACCTATGCTTCGCCCGGCAATAGGGGCAGGAGCTATTCTTGTCTCCCTTTATGTTCTGTCTGACTTTGGCGCTATTGCAATGCTTAGGTATGTTACTTTTACTGCTGCTATTTATTTTCAAAGAACAGGTTTTGATACAGCTTCTGCAGCAGTTTTAAGCCTGGTTCTTATTTTATTGACAGTTATTATAATGTGGCTTGAGTCCAGTACTAGAAAAACTAACAAATATTATCAGACTTCAAACAGCTTTAGAGAGCCTGCTATTTTACAATTAGGAAAATACAAACCTATCGCTTTATTCTACGTAAGCCTTGTGTTTATTTTTTCTGTTTTAATTCCTATCAGTGTATTAGCTTACTGGTCAAATATTGGAATACAAATGGGAGCTCTAAACAACCGGTTCTTTAATGCTGTTTTGAATAGTCTGCAGGTTTCAGTTATAACTTCTTTAATCTGCATGTTTCTTTCTGTACCGGTGATTTATCTAAAAGCCAGATACCCTTCAGTAATCTCAAGCGTTATTGATAGATTTAGTTATGCAGGTTACGCACTTCCCGGAGTAATAGTGGCTCTTGGTGTGGTTTTTATCTTTAACAACCATATCCCCTGGTTGTATGGCACATTCATAGTTATAGCAATAGCTCTGGTTATTCGTTTTCTACCTCAAGCGATGCAGGCAGGCGAAGCATCCTTAAGTCTTATCTCACCCAAAATTGATGAGGCTGCAAGAAGCTTAGGTTGTCCACCGTGGAAGGTGATGTTTAAAGTCATCCTGCCAAATATGCTCCCAGGGATTTTGGCCGGTGGGGCACTTGTTTTTGTAAGCTCAATCAAAGAGCTTCCAGCTTCGCTAATGCTAAGACCACCTGGCTTTGACACTCTTGCTATACGAGTATATTTTGAAGCACATGACGGCATCTACCACTTTGCAGCACCAGGCGCACTTTTGATCATTTTGGTGTCGATTATTCCTTTAAGGTATATGTTAAGTAAATACTGA
- a CDS encoding ABC transporter ATP-binding protein: MYDIELKNVTKTYIGTEEPAVKNLNLNVNEGSIVTLLGPSGCGKSTTLRLIAGFEQPEEGSIALAGKTVCDHSTHIPPENRGVGMVFQDYALFPHLNVFKNIGFGYKGKDYNSRVKQVIESVGLNGYEDRYPNELSGGQQQRVALARALVRKPVVILLDEPFSNLDADMRVQMRLQVKRIIKEAGATAVFVSHDQKDALAISDKIVVMNEGVIQQYGTPKEIYQYPENKFVANFVGQSNILEGKMNKDEKSVITNIGVIPCNHTHGFKSGEEVYISIRPDSLEMDKKGSMTGCIKETIFTGESIDAVVEVKLDDGSKQELLTHIHPEEEVNIGDTVKLTVLPHFVAVIRHD; this comes from the coding sequence ATGTATGATATAGAGTTAAAGAATGTTACTAAAACATATATTGGTACAGAAGAACCGGCGGTAAAAAATCTTAATCTAAATGTCAATGAAGGTTCAATAGTAACCTTACTTGGACCTAGTGGTTGTGGTAAATCTACTACCCTCAGGCTTATTGCAGGTTTTGAACAACCCGAAGAAGGAAGTATTGCACTTGCAGGAAAAACAGTATGTGATCACAGCACCCATATCCCGCCTGAAAATCGGGGAGTAGGGATGGTATTTCAGGACTATGCTCTTTTCCCTCATTTAAATGTTTTTAAAAATATTGGCTTTGGCTATAAAGGAAAAGACTATAATTCCAGAGTTAAGCAAGTTATAGAATCTGTTGGCCTAAATGGGTATGAAGATAGGTATCCAAATGAATTGTCAGGAGGTCAGCAGCAAAGAGTGGCCCTGGCTAGAGCTCTAGTTAGAAAACCTGTTGTCATTTTGTTAGATGAACCTTTTAGTAACTTAGATGCTGATATGAGAGTACAGATGCGCCTTCAGGTCAAAAGAATTATTAAGGAAGCTGGAGCAACTGCGGTCTTTGTATCCCATGACCAAAAAGATGCACTGGCTATATCTGATAAAATTGTAGTCATGAATGAAGGTGTTATTCAGCAGTACGGCACACCAAAAGAAATCTATCAGTATCCTGAAAATAAGTTTGTAGCTAATTTTGTAGGTCAGTCTAACATTTTGGAAGGTAAGATGAATAAAGACGAAAAGTCTGTAATTACGAATATAGGAGTTATACCCTGTAACCATACTCACGGTTTTAAATCCGGAGAAGAAGTTTATATATCTATTAGGCCAGACAGCCTAGAGATGGATAAAAAAGGCAGTATGACAGGCTGTATAAAAGAAACAATCTTTACCGGTGAATCCATTGATGCAGTGGTAGAAGTAAAATTAGATGATGGTTCCAAGCAGGAATTATTAACACATATACACCCTGAAGAAGAAGTTAATATTGGAGACACTGTTAAACTCACAGTACTACCTCACTTTGTTGCAGTTATCAGACATGATTAA
- the lgt gene encoding prolipoprotein diacylglyceryl transferase, whose amino-acid sequence MRHLFSVGPFDVHFFGVMAAIAILTSMFVFLFEAKRRNLETEILIDASLYALVGIFIGARLAYVIFYNPLHFIQNPIEILFIHQGGLSVHGGIIGGFLTAYIFSRKNSLPLMKILDTIAPVLALGLAIGRIGCDVFGAPIEGALPFGVEIEGTQYHPAQIYEAVLNYSLFAFLWIKRKTILYEGQLFLIFVLGYSVNRAVVEFSRINPEIIGPITISHLLSGIGIVVAIYFMNKMKAESISNNSLKNKKAELEVRPIQTILLTLALIIVSTFIFYFVHG is encoded by the coding sequence GTGAGGCATCTTTTTAGCGTCGGACCTTTTGATGTGCATTTTTTTGGGGTAATGGCTGCAATAGCAATACTAACAAGTATGTTTGTGTTCCTTTTTGAAGCTAAAAGAAGAAATTTAGAAACTGAGATATTAATTGATGCGTCATTATATGCTTTAGTCGGTATTTTTATTGGCGCAAGGTTAGCTTATGTGATCTTTTATAATCCTCTACACTTCATACAAAATCCCATAGAAATATTGTTTATCCATCAAGGTGGGCTTTCAGTACATGGGGGGATAATCGGAGGGTTTTTGACGGCTTATATATTTAGCAGAAAAAACAGTCTTCCGTTAATGAAAATATTGGACACAATAGCACCTGTGTTAGCTCTTGGACTTGCTATTGGAAGGATAGGCTGTGATGTTTTTGGTGCTCCAATAGAAGGGGCACTTCCCTTTGGAGTTGAAATCGAAGGAACGCAGTACCATCCGGCTCAAATATATGAAGCAGTTTTAAATTATTCTCTTTTTGCTTTCTTATGGATCAAAAGAAAAACTATTTTATATGAAGGTCAATTATTCTTGATCTTTGTCCTGGGGTATTCTGTTAATAGGGCAGTTGTAGAGTTCAGTCGTATCAACCCCGAAATAATAGGCCCTATAACTATCAGCCATCTACTAAGTGGTATTGGAATAGTGGTGGCTATATACTTCATGAACAAAATGAAAGCTGAAAGTATAAGCAATAATTCATTAAAAAACAAAAAAGCCGAACTCGAAGTTCGACCTATACAGACAATTCTGCTTACACTTGCATTAATAATCGTCTCCACCTTTATCTTTTATTTTGTTCACGGCTAA
- a CDS encoding DJ-1/PfpI family protein, which produces MKLGFVIFEGMTSLDFVGAYDPIVRLKGMGFVEDFDFDIISHSKDEIRDINGLCFKPDKMGTDLGQYDMLIIPGGLKAKEFTGDKDFVEWIKTAKDCKQLVSVCTGSLILGAAGFLHDKRATTHPDYFDLLKDYCKESLNERIVDEGEIITARGVTSSIDVGLYICEKIAGHEVKEKIRKRMDYQT; this is translated from the coding sequence TTGAAATTAGGATTTGTTATTTTTGAAGGGATGACATCTTTAGATTTTGTAGGAGCTTATGATCCAATTGTAAGGCTAAAAGGAATGGGATTTGTTGAAGATTTTGATTTTGATATAATATCACATTCAAAAGATGAAATTCGGGATATTAATGGTTTATGTTTTAAGCCTGATAAGATGGGAACTGACCTAGGACAGTATGATATGCTAATTATACCTGGAGGATTAAAGGCCAAAGAGTTTACTGGTGACAAGGACTTTGTCGAGTGGATAAAAACTGCAAAAGACTGCAAACAGCTCGTGTCTGTTTGCACAGGGTCTTTGATTTTAGGAGCGGCAGGATTTTTACATGATAAAAGAGCTACCACACATCCAGATTATTTTGACCTTCTTAAAGACTACTGCAAAGAATCTTTGAATGAGAGGATCGTGGATGAAGGTGAAATAATAACAGCAAGGGGTGTAACTTCTTCTATAGATGTTGGTTTATATATTTGTGAAAAAATTGCAGGGCACGAAGTAAAAGAAAAAATCAGAAAAAGAATGGATTATCAAACTTAA
- a CDS encoding ADP-ribosylglycohydrolase family protein: MWGAICGDIIGSTYEGNPVKSEEIDLFPMGSVYTDDSVLTVAVADAILNDINYAKKLKEYGRKYPNAGYGGNFMRWIFSDSYEPYGSFGNGSAMRVSPVGFAYDNLEKVNEEAKKSSAATHDHPEGIKGAQATAAAVYLARNNHDKSEIKEYITNNFSYDLERCVEEIRPGYSFDVTCQGSVPESIICFLESKDLEDAIRKGISLGGDSDTIACIAGSIAYAYYNEVPESILTKVKEKLDSHLLKVIEEFNTKIIKS, translated from the coding sequence TTGTGGGGAGCTATTTGTGGGGACATTATAGGTTCGACATATGAGGGAAATCCTGTCAAATCAGAAGAGATCGATCTTTTCCCTATGGGGAGTGTTTATACAGACGATAGTGTTTTGACAGTGGCTGTAGCTGATGCGATTCTTAATGATATTAACTATGCCAAAAAACTTAAAGAATACGGTAGAAAATACCCTAATGCCGGTTATGGTGGAAACTTTATGCGTTGGATATTTAGTGATAGTTACGAGCCCTATGGCAGTTTTGGCAATGGATCGGCAATGAGAGTTAGCCCTGTAGGTTTTGCTTATGATAATTTAGAAAAAGTAAATGAAGAGGCTAAAAAGAGTTCGGCAGCTACTCACGACCACCCTGAGGGCATAAAAGGGGCACAGGCAACAGCCGCAGCTGTTTATTTAGCAAGAAATAATCATGATAAGAGCGAGATAAAAGAATATATAACAAACAATTTTAGCTACGATTTAGAAAGATGTGTTGAAGAGATCAGACCTGGGTATTCATTTGACGTTACCTGTCAGGGTTCTGTGCCAGAGTCAATAATATGTTTTTTGGAATCTAAAGATCTAGAAGATGCCATTAGAAAAGGAATATCTTTAGGTGGAGATAGTGATACAATTGCTTGTATAGCAGGAAGTATAGCATACGCATATTACAATGAGGTACCAGAGTCCATTTTAACAAAAGTTAAAGAAAAATTAGATAGTCACCTGCTAAAAGTTATTGAAGAATTTAATACCAAAATTATAAAATCTTAG
- a CDS encoding DUF4870 domain-containing protein, translating to MGQMAKDTSMSVVAHVLGLLTGFLGPLVMYLVYKENDFNRDQIIEALNFQLTIIIGYLISGVLMLVLIGFLLAFAVGIFSFIFCIIAAVESSKGNAYRYPFAIRFIK from the coding sequence ATGGGGCAAATGGCAAAAGATACTAGCATGTCTGTGGTAGCACATGTTTTGGGACTTTTGACTGGATTTTTGGGGCCGCTTGTTATGTATCTGGTGTACAAAGAAAATGATTTTAATAGGGATCAAATCATTGAAGCACTGAACTTTCAGTTAACAATAATTATTGGTTATTTAATTTCTGGTGTTTTAATGTTAGTATTAATCGGATTTTTACTTGCTTTTGCTGTAGGAATATTTTCCTTTATCTTTTGTATTATTGCTGCAGTTGAATCTAGTAAAGGTAATGCATACAGATACCCTTTTGCTATCAGGTTTATAAAATAA
- a CDS encoding radical SAM protein, which produces MVEIYEMGPIRPPNEAESLLIRVTRNCPWNKCLFCPVYKNRKFSKRSVEEVLSDINNIKEGEKKVREMAVKLTGKEEVTKEVVKEVYSHERRFLQIALWLQGGGKNVFLQDADNLAVKTEDLAQILRNIKETFPQVERITTYARAKTASKKSLEELKELKKAGLTRVHLGLETGHGPLLEYIKKGVTPDEHIEGGLKLKEAGLSLSEYVILGLGGQDLTTEHALDTARVLSKINPHYIRVRTLGVREGIPLVEKVRDGGLKLASDIEILKEKKLLIENLDVDSYFRSDHILNLLEEVNGKLPEDKEKMISIIDEFLELTEEEQQNFCVGRRLGLYRYAGDMGNKELFNRVDILKEDLENRGKSPERLICELGGKFI; this is translated from the coding sequence ATGGTGGAAATATATGAAATGGGGCCTATAAGGCCTCCTAATGAGGCAGAGAGCTTACTGATTAGAGTTACTAGGAATTGTCCCTGGAATAAATGTTTGTTTTGCCCTGTTTATAAAAATCGGAAATTCTCTAAAAGATCTGTGGAAGAGGTACTATCAGACATAAATAACATAAAAGAAGGAGAAAAGAAGGTCAGAGAGATGGCAGTCAAACTAACAGGCAAAGAGGAAGTGACAAAAGAAGTAGTAAAAGAAGTGTATAGCCATGAGAGAAGATTTTTACAAATAGCATTATGGTTACAGGGTGGAGGCAAGAATGTATTTTTGCAGGATGCTGATAATCTTGCTGTAAAAACAGAAGATTTAGCCCAGATACTACGAAACATAAAAGAAACTTTTCCCCAGGTGGAAAGGATAACGACTTATGCTAGAGCCAAAACTGCTTCAAAGAAATCACTTGAAGAATTAAAAGAATTAAAAAAAGCGGGTTTGACAAGAGTTCATTTGGGACTTGAGACAGGTCACGGCCCACTTCTCGAATATATAAAAAAAGGTGTTACTCCTGATGAGCATATTGAAGGTGGGCTAAAATTAAAAGAAGCTGGCTTGTCTTTAAGTGAATATGTAATCCTAGGTCTTGGAGGTCAGGATTTGACAACAGAGCATGCTTTGGATACTGCAAGGGTATTATCCAAAATTAATCCTCACTATATTAGAGTTAGAACCCTTGGAGTAAGAGAGGGGATACCTCTTGTAGAAAAAGTAAGAGACGGAGGTTTAAAGCTTGCCAGTGATATAGAAATTCTTAAAGAAAAGAAACTACTGATTGAAAATTTGGATGTAGACAGTTATTTTAGAAGTGATCATATTTTGAATTTGCTTGAAGAAGTAAATGGCAAACTGCCTGAAGATAAAGAGAAAATGATTAGTATTATAGATGAATTTTTAGAACTAACTGAGGAAGAACAGCAGAACTTTTGTGTTGGAAGAAGATTAGGACTTTATCGTTATGCTGGAGATATGGGAAATAAGGAATTGTTTAACAGAGTAGATATATTAAAGGAGGATCTTGAAAACCGGGGGAAATCACCGGAAAGGTTAATATGTGAACTTGGTGGAAAATTCATTTAA
- a CDS encoding SpoIIE family protein phosphatase: MVRLIFSSLIEKLKSGSYDLAHDVPALVCRFTADDKLTVVYVNGYFCYFFNTIPSHLLGRSFLNLMPKHYRKEFKDFVSELNENNSIRTLENSIFSGDDTLRWVKWSLRGFFNYKGKAKEYLAIGYDITEKVEAFQALKENETFNRSIVDAIPDTLLRINEEGRLIGIWEKDKEYFFNNGQDLLGKKIDEILPDDFTEKMYEYIEKTLSENSLNTFEFGVMNDGNEIFSNNFYEVRLAPNEGSEVTCFIRDITDKKWADKKIKEYTKRIETKNEELSSLYERINNQVKKARILHLNTLPQNFPALKNISIEGYYQAAEDIGGDFYNVINVGDKLFFYLTDVTGHGLDSTIMANFIKNTLDGYISTVMEFFDSDYEKNITPKKLMKHLQKRYYNENFPQEFFICIFIGVIDLNALELKYSTVGFQTPVLFASTNNNLQHLPTGGLPISKLISSEFNDFSEYTQKLSPGSTLLITTDGLTEEEKNGEYFEEKSIKIFEKNYYLPPDLIKHNINEGFKEFTGYYQGEDDITYLIVQSIPEDTETTCFEINSDFVLVPELLEKIKNFYVKDWPYNPDIDTYIMSINEMILNAMEHGNNLDFDKKVKVWLTKSNLYLKTSIQDEGSGFHWKSRVGKELKLEEIDGRGLGINIARQGCDYLYYNDKGNTVKLVKTL, from the coding sequence ATGGTTAGATTAATATTTTCTTCTTTAATTGAAAAACTAAAAAGCGGTTCGTATGATTTAGCTCATGATGTACCTGCATTGGTATGTCGATTTACAGCTGATGACAAATTAACTGTTGTATATGTAAACGGATACTTTTGTTATTTTTTTAATACTATTCCTTCACATCTCCTGGGAAGAAGTTTTTTGAATTTAATGCCAAAGCATTATAGAAAAGAATTTAAAGACTTTGTTAGTGAATTAAATGAAAATAATTCTATTAGGACTTTGGAAAATAGCATATTTTCTGGAGATGATACCTTACGGTGGGTTAAATGGAGCTTAAGGGGGTTCTTTAATTATAAGGGTAAAGCAAAGGAATATTTAGCAATCGGCTATGATATTACTGAGAAGGTGGAAGCCTTTCAGGCTTTGAAAGAAAATGAAACTTTTAACCGTTCCATTGTGGATGCTATTCCAGATACCCTTTTAAGAATTAATGAGGAAGGTAGACTAATCGGAATATGGGAAAAAGATAAAGAATACTTTTTTAATAATGGTCAGGATTTGCTTGGCAAAAAAATTGACGAGATTTTACCTGATGATTTTACAGAAAAAATGTATGAATACATAGAAAAAACTCTATCCGAAAACAGTTTAAATACCTTTGAGTTTGGTGTTATGAATGATGGTAACGAGATTTTTAGTAATAATTTTTATGAAGTTAGACTTGCCCCTAATGAAGGTAGCGAGGTGACATGTTTTATAAGGGATATAACTGATAAGAAATGGGCAGACAAAAAGATCAAAGAATACACAAAAAGAATTGAGACCAAAAATGAAGAGCTAAGCTCTTTATATGAGCGTATCAACAATCAGGTCAAAAAAGCTAGAATACTTCACTTAAATACACTACCTCAGAATTTTCCGGCTCTAAAGAATATTTCTATAGAAGGCTACTATCAAGCTGCAGAAGATATAGGAGGAGACTTTTATAATGTAATTAATGTTGGGGATAAACTATTCTTTTATCTAACAGATGTGACGGGTCATGGTTTAGATAGTACTATAATGGCAAACTTTATAAAAAATACTTTGGATGGATATATATCTACGGTGATGGAATTTTTTGATTCCGATTATGAAAAAAATATAACCCCAAAAAAACTAATGAAACACCTTCAAAAAAGATATTATAATGAAAATTTCCCCCAGGAGTTCTTTATCTGTATATTTATAGGTGTTATTGATCTTAACGCATTAGAGCTTAAATATTCAACTGTGGGATTTCAAACTCCTGTTTTGTTTGCTTCTACTAACAATAACTTACAACACCTTCCAACCGGTGGACTACCAATATCTAAATTAATTTCCTCGGAGTTTAATGATTTTAGTGAATATACCCAAAAGCTTTCTCCTGGTTCGACTCTTTTGATTACAACTGATGGTCTTACAGAAGAAGAAAAAAATGGCGAGTATTTTGAAGAAAAATCTATAAAAATTTTTGAAAAAAATTATTACTTACCGCCAGACCTTATAAAGCATAATATAAATGAAGGGTTTAAAGAATTTACCGGGTATTATCAGGGAGAAGATGATATCACATATCTGATTGTTCAGAGTATACCAGAAGACACAGAAACTACCTGCTTTGAAATTAATAGTGATTTTGTCCTGGTACCAGAATTGTTAGAAAAAATAAAAAACTTCTATGTAAAGGATTGGCCTTATAATCCAGATATTGATACCTATATAATGAGTATTAATGAAATGATTTTAAATGCTATGGAGCATGGTAATAACCTGGACTTTGATAAAAAAGTAAAGGTTTGGCTTACTAAATCTAATCTTTATTTAAAAACCAGCATTCAAGATGAAGGAAGTGGATTTCACTGGAAAAGCAGGGTTGGTAAAGAGTTAAAACTGGAGGAGATAGATGGGAGAGGCCTGGGTATAAATATAGCCAGACAAGGTTGTGACTATTTGTATTATAATGATAAAGGTAATACTGTGAAATTGGTTAAGACTTTATGA